From the genome of Streptacidiphilus rugosus AM-16, one region includes:
- a CDS encoding cholesterol oxidase substrate-binding domain-containing protein — MEEDRTYVEQPEAASVLSRRALLGASAAAALATVVQWTPLGRIAVASAATTIAAPPQFPASIPLYQQTFQNWSGEVVVEGLWSCSPASAADVVTLANWAHANGWRLRPRGGGYSWSPLVASADTPPNVLFVDTTTHLTGITVNPAGSGGQASVTVQPGASMDNVLGTLKNAGLGLTGFPVLGAATVGGVLATGGRGTGVPAVGESRLSGHTYGSVSNLITSLTAVVWDAGSGAYVLRTFQRTDPQIQALLVNLGRAFVTEATLRVGADQRLRCQSWFNVSAANLFAPPASAGSQSLASYVDKCGRVVCIWFPFTSSPWLRVFTPTPSQPWVSRAVTGPYDFSFNDIVPKNVSDLLSQIIAGDAAATPSFTQAQMDGVSAGLISTGTWDIWGWSSDVLLYVRPTTLRITSTCCNVVTSRANVQRVVSDFFAEYSSRIAAAAAKGQYPMNAPLEIRVTGLDQAADCGVPGARGAQLSPLRTRPDHPEWDTSVWFDMTTVPITPGCHEFMGGMEAWVRSHYTGSYGAVHNEWPKEWANSASGAWTDQAAIGGAIPDSYRAGQAAGDGWDAAVATFHALDPAGVFGSSFLDRTLG; from the coding sequence ATGGAAGAGGACCGGACGTATGTCGAGCAGCCCGAGGCGGCCTCCGTGCTCTCCCGGCGGGCGTTGCTCGGGGCGTCAGCGGCCGCGGCGCTGGCCACGGTGGTGCAGTGGACCCCGCTCGGGCGGATCGCCGTGGCGAGCGCGGCTACGACGATTGCGGCGCCGCCGCAGTTTCCCGCCAGCATTCCGCTCTATCAGCAGACTTTTCAGAACTGGTCGGGCGAGGTCGTCGTCGAGGGGCTCTGGAGCTGCTCGCCGGCCTCCGCCGCCGATGTCGTCACCCTCGCGAACTGGGCCCACGCCAATGGCTGGCGGCTGCGTCCGCGCGGCGGCGGGTACAGCTGGTCGCCACTCGTCGCCTCGGCGGACACGCCGCCGAACGTGCTGTTCGTCGACACGACGACGCACCTCACCGGGATCACGGTCAATCCCGCGGGCTCCGGCGGCCAGGCGAGCGTCACCGTGCAGCCCGGCGCCTCCATGGACAACGTCCTCGGCACCCTGAAGAACGCGGGTCTGGGGCTCACCGGCTTCCCCGTGCTCGGCGCGGCCACCGTCGGCGGCGTGCTGGCGACCGGAGGGCGGGGGACCGGGGTTCCTGCGGTGGGGGAGAGCAGGCTCTCCGGGCACACCTACGGTTCGGTCAGCAACCTGATCACCAGCCTCACCGCCGTGGTCTGGGACGCGGGCAGCGGCGCCTACGTGCTGAGGACCTTCCAGCGCACCGACCCGCAGATTCAGGCGCTGCTGGTGAACCTCGGCCGGGCCTTCGTCACCGAGGCCACCCTCCGTGTGGGGGCGGACCAGCGGTTGCGCTGTCAGAGCTGGTTCAACGTGAGCGCGGCGAACCTCTTCGCGCCGCCCGCCTCGGCGGGGTCGCAGTCGCTCGCGTCGTACGTCGACAAGTGCGGCCGGGTGGTCTGCATCTGGTTCCCCTTCACCAGCTCGCCCTGGCTGCGGGTCTTCACGCCGACGCCGAGCCAGCCGTGGGTGTCGAGGGCGGTGACCGGGCCGTACGACTTCAGCTTCAACGACATCGTGCCGAAGAACGTCTCCGACCTCCTCTCCCAGATCATCGCGGGGGACGCCGCGGCGACGCCGAGTTTCACCCAGGCGCAGATGGACGGAGTCAGCGCCGGACTGATCTCCACCGGGACCTGGGACATCTGGGGGTGGTCCAGTGACGTGCTGCTCTACGTCCGGCCGACGACGCTGCGGATCACCTCCACCTGCTGCAACGTGGTGACCTCGCGGGCCAACGTGCAGCGGGTGGTGAGCGACTTCTTCGCGGAGTACAGCTCCCGGATCGCGGCCGCCGCCGCGAAGGGCCAGTATCCGATGAACGCCCCGTTGGAGATCCGGGTCACCGGCCTCGACCAGGCGGCCGACTGCGGTGTTCCCGGCGCGCGCGGGGCCCAGCTGTCGCCGCTGCGGACGCGGCCGGACCACCCCGAGTGGGACACGTCGGTGTGGTTCGACATGACCACCGTGCCCATCACGCCCGGCTGTCACGAGTTCATGGGCGGCATGGAGGCCTGGGTCCGGAGCCACTACACCGGTTCCTACGGGGCCGTGCACAACGAGTGGCCGAAGGAGTGGGCCAACTCCGCCTCCGGCGCCTGGACCGACCAGGCTGCGATCGGCGGGGCGATCCCGGACTCGTACCGCGCCGGCCAGGCTGCGGGCGACGGCTGGGACGCCGCCGTGGCGACCTTCCACGCGCTGGATCCGGCGGGGGTGTTCGGCAGTTCGTTCCTGGACCGGACCCTGGGCTGA
- a CDS encoding GNAT family N-acetyltransferase yields MYAVPLADDAELRPLEPWQAEEFLAHMDRARDHVDPWIPWAAKSTDLASARATLQSYADRQAADTGRIYGIWLSGVLVGGVMFVAFDAAAGNCEIGVWTEPAGEGRGLVTAAVRRLLAYAFEERGMHRVQWVNSTGNTRSRAAAQRVGMRAEGAMREAFLYRGVRHDQEFWSLLRSEWPGEG; encoded by the coding sequence ATGTACGCCGTCCCGCTCGCCGACGACGCCGAGCTCCGCCCGTTGGAGCCGTGGCAGGCCGAGGAGTTCCTGGCCCACATGGACCGGGCACGCGACCACGTCGACCCTTGGATTCCCTGGGCCGCCAAGTCGACCGACCTCGCCTCCGCTCGTGCGACGCTCCAGAGCTACGCCGATCGGCAGGCGGCGGACACCGGGCGGATCTACGGGATCTGGCTGTCGGGCGTGCTCGTGGGCGGGGTCATGTTCGTGGCGTTTGACGCGGCGGCGGGGAACTGTGAGATCGGGGTCTGGACCGAGCCGGCCGGGGAGGGGCGCGGGCTGGTCACGGCGGCGGTACGGCGGCTGCTGGCGTACGCCTTCGAGGAGCGCGGGATGCACCGCGTGCAGTGGGTCAACAGCACCGGGAACACGCGGAGCCGCGCGGCGGCGCAGCGGGTCGGGATGCGGGCGGAGGGCGCGATGCGGGAGGCCTTCCTCTATCGGGGCGTGCGCCACGACCAGGAGTTCTGGTCCCTGCTGCGCAGCGAATGGCCGGGAGAGGGCTGA
- a CDS encoding HNH endonuclease signature motif containing protein, protein MGEVFSASLGDVFRADPLTPSSSRQARAASTEPLRTLPSSSLTFLAALAAEDDDALCAAGAPFQAEQLLALVRFEEMVGAELARRVAVFDRTGAVAATRSRTAKGFLQTHGQLSDRAAKQLVERARRLDTLRTVRAAQAAGELSGSQAEVIAHEITDVEDPQAREQAEDLLVGQAKELHLGQLKQAARQVRAHLVEEQEPQVKDAPALFRSTARLSQTGTSDDPFWVLTAELSAVAGEKLRVALEAAMGTPVEGETRTHPERMGDALEAVADLALGCDKLPTTGGQRPHFTVIADLDALREECPAHPTFTDDDPEGSPADDDVSGLLHPVGVATSTRGFRLPRWQARKESCDCRLRVILTKGQGKPVSIGRATRTVPAHLRDAVIARDRHCVWPGCTRPPTWCEAHHLTHWADGGHTSLNNLALLCGEHHTDLHHTGWELEMSNGRPTAVPPPDTPPPPNTRYPTEQPHSR, encoded by the coding sequence ATGGGTGAGGTGTTTTCTGCCTCGCTGGGGGACGTGTTCCGTGCGGATCCCCTGACCCCCTCAAGCTCCCGCCAGGCCCGTGCTGCGAGCACCGAGCCGCTGCGGACCCTGCCCTCTTCTTCTCTGACGTTCCTGGCCGCGTTGGCGGCGGAGGACGACGACGCCCTGTGCGCGGCCGGTGCCCCGTTCCAGGCCGAGCAGCTTCTCGCGCTGGTCCGCTTCGAGGAGATGGTGGGGGCGGAGCTGGCGCGTCGGGTGGCGGTGTTCGACCGCACGGGTGCGGTGGCGGCGACGCGTTCGCGGACGGCGAAGGGGTTCCTGCAGACGCACGGCCAGTTGAGCGACCGGGCGGCGAAGCAGCTCGTCGAGCGCGCACGCCGCCTGGACACCCTGCGCACCGTCCGCGCCGCGCAGGCGGCGGGAGAGCTGTCGGGGAGCCAGGCGGAGGTCATCGCCCACGAGATCACCGACGTGGAGGACCCCCAGGCTCGGGAGCAGGCCGAAGATCTCCTGGTCGGGCAGGCGAAGGAACTCCACCTGGGGCAGTTGAAGCAGGCGGCCCGGCAGGTCCGTGCCCATCTGGTGGAGGAGCAGGAGCCGCAGGTGAAGGATGCCCCGGCGCTGTTCCGTTCCACGGCGAGGCTGTCGCAGACCGGCACCAGCGATGACCCGTTCTGGGTGCTGACGGCGGAGCTGTCGGCGGTGGCGGGGGAGAAGCTGCGTGTGGCGCTGGAGGCGGCGATGGGCACCCCTGTCGAGGGGGAGACCCGGACGCATCCGGAGCGGATGGGCGACGCCCTCGAGGCGGTCGCCGACCTCGCGCTCGGGTGCGACAAGCTGCCCACCACCGGTGGTCAGCGCCCCCACTTCACCGTCATCGCGGACCTGGACGCGCTGCGGGAGGAGTGCCCCGCCCACCCCACCTTCACCGACGACGACCCCGAAGGGTCCCCGGCCGACGACGATGTGTCGGGGTTGCTGCACCCGGTCGGTGTCGCCACCTCCACGCGGGGGTTTCGGTTGCCGCGGTGGCAGGCCCGTAAGGAGTCCTGCGACTGCCGGCTCCGGGTGATCCTCACCAAGGGCCAGGGCAAGCCGGTCTCCATCGGCCGCGCCACCCGCACCGTCCCCGCGCACCTGCGGGACGCGGTCATCGCCCGGGACCGGCACTGCGTCTGGCCCGGCTGCACAAGGCCGCCCACCTGGTGCGAGGCCCACCACCTGACCCACTGGGCCGACGGCGGCCACACCAGCCTGAACAACCTCGCCCTGCTCTGCGGAGAACACCACACCGACCTCCACCACACCGGCTGGGAACTCGAAATGAGCAACGGCAGACCCACAGCCGTCCCACCACCCGACACACCCCCACCCCCCAACACCCGCTACCCCACTGAACAACCCCACAGCCGATGA
- a CDS encoding DUF2252 domain-containing protein, with product MSAAPHHRRTPSPGTSPVASPVTSPSATAATSAAASTERGRAARKRLRRSALGDWVPADNRVDPIVILEHQAASRVPELVPIRYSRMADSRFAFLRGAPAIMAADLAAGPHSGLEVQLCGDAHLCNFGLFAAPDRQLLFDLNDFDETLAGPFEWDVKRLAASVAVAARQNGGSDDEAGSAARAAARGYREAMGSLAGLGEFEVWYRRTDVDELLSLTRRRAGRRQVEQTFAQARRRTSLQALEKLTVLGADGEHRIVDDPPLVERTPRSDLAVVQEVFDDYRASLPPELRVLLDRHRLVDTARKVVGVGSVGTRCFIVLMQGRQHGDPLFLQVKEAEESVLARHLAPSPHRHQGRRVVAGQRLLQASGDIMLGWATGPEGRYFYLRQLRDMKGAADVETLTGAQLRRYAALCGQTLARGHARSGDRVALASYLGSGDAFDRAMGEFALRYAEQTAADHRALLHAIETGRVSAPS from the coding sequence ATGAGCGCAGCACCCCACCATCGCCGCACGCCCTCGCCCGGGACCTCCCCCGTCGCCTCCCCCGTCACCTCCCCTTCCGCCACGGCCGCCACCTCCGCCGCCGCGTCGACGGAGCGTGGCCGGGCGGCGCGGAAGCGGCTGCGGCGCAGCGCGCTCGGTGACTGGGTGCCGGCCGACAACCGTGTCGACCCGATCGTGATCCTGGAGCACCAGGCCGCCAGCCGTGTGCCCGAACTGGTGCCGATCCGCTACAGCCGGATGGCGGACTCCCGCTTCGCCTTCCTCCGCGGTGCGCCCGCGATCATGGCGGCGGATCTCGCGGCCGGACCGCACTCCGGCCTGGAGGTGCAGCTCTGCGGTGATGCCCACCTGTGCAACTTCGGGCTCTTCGCCGCGCCGGACCGGCAGCTCCTCTTCGACCTGAACGACTTCGACGAGACGCTGGCCGGCCCCTTCGAATGGGACGTGAAGCGGCTCGCCGCGAGCGTCGCCGTCGCCGCGCGGCAGAACGGCGGGTCGGACGACGAGGCGGGCAGCGCCGCCCGTGCCGCCGCGCGTGGGTACCGGGAGGCGATGGGCAGCCTGGCGGGGCTGGGCGAGTTCGAGGTCTGGTACCGCCGCACGGACGTCGACGAACTGCTGAGTCTGACGCGCCGCAGGGCCGGGCGACGGCAGGTCGAGCAGACCTTCGCCCAGGCGCGCCGCAGGACCAGTCTCCAGGCACTGGAGAAGCTCACAGTCCTGGGGGCGGACGGCGAGCATCGGATCGTCGACGACCCACCCCTCGTCGAGCGCACGCCGCGCTCGGATCTGGCGGTGGTCCAGGAGGTGTTCGACGACTACCGCGCCAGTCTCCCGCCCGAGCTGCGCGTGCTGCTGGACCGTCACCGGCTGGTCGACACCGCGCGCAAGGTGGTCGGCGTGGGGAGCGTGGGCACCCGCTGCTTCATCGTGCTGATGCAGGGCCGGCAGCACGGTGATCCCCTCTTCCTCCAGGTGAAGGAGGCGGAGGAGTCGGTGCTGGCACGCCATCTCGCGCCGAGTCCGCACCGGCACCAGGGGCGCAGGGTCGTCGCCGGGCAGCGGCTGCTCCAAGCCTCGGGCGACATCATGCTCGGCTGGGCGACCGGTCCCGAGGGCCGCTACTTCTACCTGCGTCAGCTGCGCGACATGAAGGGCGCCGCCGACGTGGAGACGCTGACCGGAGCGCAACTGCGACGCTACGCCGCGCTCTGCGGGCAGACGCTGGCGCGTGGGCACGCCCGCTCGGGCGACCGGGTCGCGCTGGCCTCGTACCTGGGCTCGGGCGACGCCTTCGACCGGGCGATGGGCGAGTTCGCCCTGCGCTACGCCGAGCAGACCGCCGCCGACCACCGGGCGCTGCTGCACGCGATCGAGACCGGTCGCGTGAGCGCCCCGTCCTGA
- a CDS encoding helix-turn-helix transcriptional regulator, giving the protein MNRPGLADFLRRSRTRLSPADLGLPDGARRRTPGLRREEVAAQAGMSVDYYTRLEQQRGPRPSAQLLGALARALRLSADERDHLFHLAGQQPPARHSVADHVRPGLLLILDRLWDTPAQVISDLGDILVQNAMAKALWGDSAARSAASRNIVLRWFTEPESRALIPQEDHERLGRSHVAHLRAVAAARPEDRRAARLVERLLASSAEFAMLWAEHDVAQRRSDVKRIQHPVVGELELACEVLVNDGGEQRLLVYTAVAGSVSAERLELLRVVGLQDLARTEAGRP; this is encoded by the coding sequence ATGAACCGCCCCGGACTGGCCGACTTCCTGCGCCGCTCCCGCACTCGCCTGAGCCCCGCCGATCTTGGTCTGCCCGACGGTGCGCGTCGGCGGACGCCGGGGCTGCGCCGTGAGGAGGTGGCGGCGCAGGCGGGGATGTCGGTGGACTACTACACCCGGCTCGAGCAGCAGCGCGGTCCGAGACCTTCAGCGCAGCTGCTCGGCGCGCTGGCCCGCGCCCTGCGGCTGAGCGCCGACGAACGCGACCATCTCTTCCATCTGGCCGGCCAGCAGCCACCGGCCCGCCACTCCGTCGCGGACCACGTCCGCCCCGGCCTGCTGCTGATCCTGGACCGCCTCTGGGACACCCCCGCCCAGGTCATCTCGGACCTCGGCGACATCCTGGTGCAGAACGCGATGGCCAAGGCACTCTGGGGAGACAGCGCGGCCCGGTCGGCCGCTTCACGGAACATCGTCCTCCGCTGGTTCACCGAGCCGGAGTCCCGTGCCCTCATCCCGCAGGAGGACCACGAGCGCCTGGGGCGCTCCCACGTCGCCCATCTGCGCGCGGTCGCCGCCGCACGTCCCGAGGACCGGCGCGCGGCGCGGCTGGTGGAGCGGCTGCTGGCCAGCTCCGCGGAGTTCGCCATGCTCTGGGCGGAGCACGACGTCGCACAGCGGCGCAGCGACGTGAAGCGCATCCAGCACCCGGTGGTGGGTGAGCTGGAGCTGGCGTGCGAGGTCCTGGTGAACGACGGTGGTGAGCAGCGGCTGCTGGTCTACACGGCGGTGGCGGGCAGCGTCTCGGCGGAGCGGCTGGAACTGCTGCGTGTGGTCGGCCTTCAGGACCTGGCCCGCACGGAGGCGGGTCGGCCCTGA
- a CDS encoding NAD-dependent epimerase/dehydratase family protein, with translation MTTTILVTGATGQVGRRFVPRLLQWAAAGETVRVLVRDEERAARFTTLGAEAVIGDLREAGSRKRALDGVDAVVNVAAAFRGVPEAESWAVNRDAAVALGHEAVEAGVRRFVQTSTNLVYGAGRGRPAEPTDELRPESGWGVYPTTKAEAEAGLAAVPGLNPVVVRLAFVYGEGDPHLAQAAHFIADWPAHKRLPMVHHADVAQALHRALRTPGIEGRAFNASDDAPVTAWDLHRLNRTAFPPANADAVDPDPWNGIADNLSLRDELGWRPLYPSVWTARDAGAL, from the coding sequence ATGACGACGACGATTCTGGTCACCGGCGCGACGGGGCAGGTCGGGCGGCGGTTCGTGCCGCGGCTGCTGCAGTGGGCGGCGGCGGGTGAGACGGTCCGGGTGCTGGTGCGGGACGAGGAGCGCGCAGCGCGGTTCACCACGCTGGGCGCGGAGGCGGTGATCGGCGATCTGCGCGAGGCCGGGAGCAGGAAGCGCGCGTTGGACGGCGTGGACGCGGTGGTGAACGTGGCCGCAGCCTTCCGGGGCGTGCCCGAGGCGGAGTCCTGGGCGGTCAACCGCGACGCCGCTGTGGCGCTGGGGCACGAGGCCGTCGAGGCCGGGGTGCGGCGCTTCGTGCAGACGAGCACGAACCTGGTCTACGGCGCGGGCCGCGGCCGTCCTGCCGAGCCCACGGACGAGCTGCGGCCGGAGAGCGGTTGGGGCGTCTACCCCACCACCAAGGCGGAGGCCGAGGCGGGCCTGGCCGCCGTCCCCGGCCTGAACCCGGTGGTCGTGCGGCTCGCCTTCGTCTACGGGGAGGGTGACCCGCACCTGGCGCAGGCGGCGCACTTCATCGCCGACTGGCCGGCCCACAAGCGCCTGCCGATGGTCCACCACGCCGACGTGGCCCAGGCCCTGCACCGGGCGCTGCGCACGCCGGGCATCGAGGGACGCGCGTTCAACGCGTCCGACGACGCCCCGGTCACCGCCTGGGACCTGCACCGCCTCAACCGGACGGCCTTCCCGCCCGCGAACGCCGACGCGGTCGACCCCGATCCCTGGAACGGCATCGCGGACAACCTGTCGCTCCGCGACGAGCTCGGCTGGCGTCCCCTCTACCCGTCCGTCTGGACCGCCCGCGACGCCGGGGCCCTGTGA
- a CDS encoding metallophosphoesterase codes for MIVIAHLSDIHLDAGGRKAERHSVARTRAVMDYLERLPYDLDAVLVTGDIADHAAPEEYARARRLLTSRHPVLVCPGNHDARAPFREGLLGEAPSGGPVNQALETDRFVVALCDSSVPGEHHGLLEDATLAWLDELLTRTPRTVPVLVGFHHPPVTVQSRFTDSIRQFGEERLAAVAERHPHLLAFVCGHAHAPVATTFAGRPLLVAPGVVSTLRLPWEHGPGRTSAVLADVPPGLLFHVIDEDGRLTTHFRPVAMG; via the coding sequence ATGATCGTTATCGCGCATCTGAGCGACATCCACCTCGACGCGGGCGGCAGGAAGGCCGAGCGGCACAGTGTCGCGCGGACGCGGGCGGTGATGGACTATCTGGAGCGACTGCCCTACGACCTCGACGCGGTCCTGGTCACCGGGGACATCGCCGACCACGCCGCGCCGGAGGAGTACGCGCGGGCGCGCAGGCTGCTGACCTCACGTCACCCGGTGCTGGTCTGCCCCGGGAACCACGACGCGCGCGCCCCCTTCCGGGAGGGACTGCTCGGTGAAGCGCCGTCAGGAGGGCCGGTGAACCAGGCGCTGGAGACGGACCGCTTCGTCGTCGCCCTGTGCGACTCCTCCGTCCCCGGCGAACACCACGGGCTGCTGGAGGACGCCACGCTCGCCTGGCTCGACGAGCTGCTCACCCGGACCCCGCGGACGGTGCCGGTGCTGGTGGGGTTCCACCATCCGCCGGTCACCGTACAGAGCCGGTTCACCGACTCCATCCGGCAGTTCGGCGAGGAGCGGCTGGCCGCCGTCGCGGAGCGGCATCCGCACCTGCTCGCCTTCGTGTGCGGGCACGCCCACGCGCCGGTCGCCACGACCTTCGCCGGCCGCCCGCTGCTGGTGGCGCCGGGCGTCGTCTCGACCCTGCGGCTCCCCTGGGAGCACGGTCCGGGCCGTACGTCCGCGGTGCTCGCGGACGTCCCGCCGGGGCTGCTGTTCCATGTGATCGACGAGGACGGTCGGCTGACGACGCACTTCCGGCCGGTGGCCATGGGGTGA
- a CDS encoding DUF5995 family protein, producing the protein MELSTAPGDAVAVLAARLEAAVLGLPPKDGVGVFGGMYLQVTEAVGRRLGEDGYFRGPAEVARLSTLFAERFLDALAAPLPPACWRPLLALRRHPGILPVQFALSGMNSHIEHDLPLAVVDSCLSLGCAPEALAPDFHRINDLLAAVEDRIREELAPLPQDLDVADPLLHLLGSWSIDAARDAAWVSARMLWDLRARPDAYAAAAAALDRSTGMVSRCLLTPLGEMSRQRPA; encoded by the coding sequence ATGGAGCTGAGCACCGCGCCCGGTGACGCCGTCGCCGTGCTCGCGGCGCGGTTGGAGGCGGCCGTTCTCGGGCTGCCGCCGAAGGACGGGGTGGGGGTCTTCGGCGGGATGTACCTCCAGGTGACGGAGGCGGTCGGGCGGCGTCTCGGCGAGGACGGCTACTTCCGGGGTCCGGCCGAGGTGGCGCGGCTCAGCACGCTCTTCGCGGAGCGCTTCCTCGACGCGCTGGCGGCCCCGCTGCCGCCCGCCTGCTGGCGGCCGCTGCTGGCGCTGCGGCGTCATCCCGGCATCCTGCCGGTGCAGTTCGCCCTCTCGGGGATGAACAGCCACATCGAGCACGACCTGCCGCTCGCGGTCGTCGACAGCTGCCTCAGCCTCGGCTGCGCGCCGGAGGCGCTGGCCCCCGACTTCCACCGGATCAACGACCTGCTCGCGGCCGTCGAGGACCGGATCCGTGAGGAACTCGCACCGCTCCCGCAGGACCTGGACGTGGCCGATCCGCTGCTGCACCTGCTCGGCTCGTGGAGCATCGACGCCGCCAGGGACGCGGCCTGGGTGTCCGCCCGGATGCTCTGGGACCTGCGGGCGCGCCCCGACGCCTACGCGGCCGCCGCGGCGGCGCTGGACCGCTCGACCGGAATGGTCAGCCGCTGCCTGCTCACTCCCCTCGGGGAGATGAGCCGACAGCGGCCGGCCTGA
- a CDS encoding GuaB1 family IMP dehydrogenase-related protein: protein MRFLNPVTGELDPRPAVPYDLTYDDVFMVPSRSAVGSRQAVDLSSNDGTGTTIPLVVANMTAVAGRRMAETVARRGGIVAIPQDIPIEVVSEVVSWVKQRHLVHDTAVTLAPGATVADALSLLPKRAHGALVVVEDGKPVGVVSEADCKGVDRFTSLASVMTKELLLLEEGIDPREAFERLSGAHRKLAPVVDGRGDLVGILTRKAALRATLYRPAVDAGGKLRIAATVGINGDVAGKAKALLEAGADVLIVDTAHGHQESMINALQAVRGLDPQVPIVAGNVVSAAGVRDLVEAGADILKVGVGPGAMCTTRMMTGVGRPQFSAVLECAAEATRLGKHVWADGGVRHPRDVAMALAAGASNVMIGSWFAGTYESPGDLQTAADGRQYKESFGMASARAVRNRTAEESNYDRARKALFEEGISTSRMFLDPARPGVEDLIDSIIAGVRSSCTYAGADSLADFHEKAIVGVQSAAGYAEGKPLHASW from the coding sequence ATGCGGTTCTTGAATCCCGTCACGGGCGAGCTGGACCCCCGTCCCGCCGTGCCCTACGACCTCACGTACGACGACGTCTTCATGGTCCCCAGCCGTTCCGCGGTGGGCTCGCGCCAGGCGGTGGACCTCTCCAGCAACGACGGGACCGGCACGACCATCCCGCTGGTCGTGGCCAACATGACCGCGGTCGCCGGCCGCCGGATGGCCGAGACGGTGGCCCGCCGCGGCGGCATCGTCGCCATCCCGCAGGACATCCCGATCGAGGTCGTCTCCGAGGTCGTCAGCTGGGTCAAGCAGCGCCACCTCGTCCACGACACCGCCGTGACGCTCGCCCCCGGCGCGACGGTCGCCGACGCGCTCTCGCTGCTGCCGAAGCGCGCCCACGGCGCGCTGGTCGTGGTCGAGGACGGCAAGCCGGTCGGCGTCGTCTCCGAGGCCGACTGCAAGGGCGTGGACCGCTTCACCAGCCTCGCCTCGGTGATGACCAAGGAGCTGCTGCTCCTGGAGGAGGGCATCGACCCGCGCGAGGCCTTCGAGCGGCTGTCCGGCGCCCACCGCAAGCTCGCCCCCGTCGTGGACGGCCGCGGCGACCTGGTCGGCATCCTGACCCGCAAGGCCGCCCTGCGCGCCACCCTGTACCGCCCGGCGGTCGACGCCGGCGGGAAGCTGCGCATCGCCGCCACCGTCGGCATCAACGGCGACGTGGCCGGCAAGGCCAAGGCGCTGCTGGAGGCCGGAGCGGACGTGCTGATCGTGGACACCGCCCACGGCCACCAGGAGTCGATGATCAACGCGCTGCAGGCCGTGCGCGGCCTGGACCCGCAGGTCCCGATCGTGGCCGGCAACGTCGTCTCGGCGGCGGGCGTGCGCGACCTGGTCGAGGCGGGCGCGGACATCCTCAAGGTCGGCGTCGGCCCCGGCGCCATGTGCACCACCCGGATGATGACCGGCGTCGGCCGCCCGCAGTTCTCCGCCGTGCTGGAGTGCGCCGCCGAGGCGACCCGCCTGGGCAAGCACGTCTGGGCCGACGGCGGTGTCCGGCACCCGCGTGACGTGGCGATGGCGCTGGCCGCCGGCGCCTCCAACGTCATGATCGGCTCCTGGTTCGCCGGCACCTACGAGTCGCCCGGCGACCTGCAGACGGCCGCCGACGGCCGCCAGTACAAGGAGAGCTTCGGCATGGCCTCCGCCCGCGCGGTGCGCAACCGCACGGCCGAGGAGTCCAACTACGACCGCGCCCGCAAGGCGCTGTTCGAGGAGGGCATCTCCACCTCCCGCATGTTCCTCGACCCCGCCCGTCCCGGCGTCGAGGACCTGATCGACTCGATCATCGCGGGCGTCCGCTCCTCCTGCACCTACGCGGGCGCGGACTCGCTGGCGGACTTCCACGAGAAGGCCATCGTCGGCGTCCAGAGCGCCGCCGGCTACGCGGAGGGCAAGCCGCTGCACGCCAGCTGGTGA
- the rpe gene encoding ribulose-phosphate 3-epimerase, with the protein MPQICPSILSADFARLAEEAEAVRGADWLHVDVMDNHFVPNLTLGLPIVESLRKATDIPLDCHLMIDDPDRWAPQYAEAGAGSVTFHAEAAAAPVRLARDLRALGARASMALKPATPIEPFEDLLPELDMVLIMTVEPGFGGQSFLDIMLPKIRRTRQLIDRHGLQLWLQVDGGVSASTIERCADAGADVFVAGSAVYGADNPAAAIEALRADAQAATDSAPWVRRV; encoded by the coding sequence ATGCCCCAGATCTGTCCCAGCATCCTGTCCGCCGACTTCGCCCGGCTCGCCGAGGAGGCGGAGGCCGTGCGCGGGGCCGACTGGCTGCACGTGGACGTGATGGACAACCACTTCGTGCCGAACCTGACGCTCGGCCTGCCGATCGTCGAGTCGCTGCGCAAGGCCACGGACATCCCGCTCGACTGCCACCTGATGATCGACGACCCTGACCGCTGGGCCCCGCAGTACGCGGAGGCGGGCGCGGGCTCGGTGACCTTCCACGCCGAGGCCGCCGCCGCGCCGGTCAGGCTCGCGCGCGACCTGCGCGCCCTCGGCGCACGGGCGTCCATGGCGCTCAAGCCGGCCACCCCCATCGAGCCCTTCGAGGACCTGCTGCCCGAGCTGGACATGGTGCTGATCATGACGGTCGAGCCCGGCTTCGGCGGTCAGTCCTTCCTCGACATCATGCTGCCCAAGATCCGCCGCACCCGGCAGCTGATCGACCGGCACGGGCTGCAGCTCTGGCTCCAGGTCGACGGCGGCGTCTCCGCGTCCACCATCGAGCGCTGCGCCGACGCGGGCGCGGACGTCTTCGTCGCCGGCTCGGCCGTGTACGGTGCGGACAACCCGGCCGCCGCGATCGAGGCGCTGCGGGCCGACGCGCAGGCCGCAACCGACAGCGCACCCTGGGTTCGCCGGGTCTGA